From a region of the Salvelinus alpinus chromosome 2, SLU_Salpinus.1, whole genome shotgun sequence genome:
- the LOC139568168 gene encoding histone H2B-like, producing MRARLHWANESRGAYEKAGVCPRPLNLLSFLFIREESAVQPLIRSISIMPEPAKSAPKKGSKKAVTKTAGKGGKKRRKSRKESYAIYVYKVLKQVHPDTGISSKAMGIMNSFVNDIFERIAGESSRLAHYNKRSTITSREIQTAVRLLLPGELAKHAVSEGTKAVTKYTSSK from the coding sequence ATGCGCGCTCGGCTCCACTGGGCAAATGAAAGCAGGGGCGCCTATGAGAAAGCAGGGGTGTGTCCACGGCCGCTGAATTTGCTTAGCTTCCTCTTCATAAGAGAGGAAAGCGCAGTCCAGCCCCTCATTCGAAGCATCAGCATCATGCCCGAGCCAGCAAAGTCCGCGCCCAAGAAGGGCTCCAAGAAAGCCGTCACCAAGACCGCAGGGAAAGGCGGCAAGAAGCGCCGAAAGTCGAGGAAGGAGAGCTATGCAATTTACGTGTACAAAGTACTGAAGCAGGTCCACCCCGACACCGGCATCTCCTCCAAGGCCATGGGAATCATGAACTCGTTCGTGAACGACATCTTCGAGCGTATCGCCGGAGAGTCCTCTCGCCTGGCCCACTACAACAAGCGTTCCACCATCACCTCCAGGGAGATCCAGACCGCGGTGCGCCTGCTGCTCCCCGGAGAGCTGGCCAAGCACGCGGTGTCCGAGGGCACCAAGGCCGTGACCAAATACACCAGCTCCAAGTAA